The sequence below is a genomic window from Ignavibacteriales bacterium.
AAGCATTGATTCAACAGGTTTACAGGTTATTCCATTTACTTCTCACGATAAAGGATACTGGAAAGTACAACTGCATTGGAGTATGCAGTCATCGGAATATTTTAATGAGTTATCATTTTTGAATGAATAGTGGTTAATTAAACCTAAGATGTTGAATTTAATTTATCATTACGGGCAAGCCGGAATGACGGAAATCTTTTGATTAGTGAGTGATTAGTATAAATATGTCGCTTGAAATACTATCAGCGTTCGTTATAGGTTTGTTCGGAAGTTTGCACTGCATCGGTATGTGCGGACCAATTGCATTCGCGCTTCCAGTTGCACAGCAGACTAATGTTACTTTTTTATTGGGAAGACTTCTTTATAACCTTGGACGCGTAATAACTTATTTCTTTATGGGAATAATTTTCGGACTTCTCGGGGGAAAAGTAATGATGGCAGGTCTGCAGCAATCGCTATCAATAGCACTCGGATTGTTCATCATTATTTATGTTATTCTTCCACAGAAGTACAAAACAAAAATTCTTTTATCATCAGCAATTATTTCAGTTACTACTCCTTTAAAAAAATCAATCGGCAGTTTATTCAAAAAGGGAACTATTCCCTCACTCTTTTTTATCGGATTACTAAACGGATTTTTGCCATGTGGTTTTGTTTATATAGGTCTTGCCGGTGCAGCCGCAACCGGTGATGCTTTTTCCGGCGGAATGTTCATGTTTTTATTCGGGCTTGGTACAGTTCCAATAATGTTTATAGCATCTTACTTTGGCAAAGTAATAAGCATTGATATACGAAAGAAACTTTTAAAAGCAGTTCCGGTTTTTGCCGTTGTGATTGCAGTAATTTTTATTCTCAGGGGAATGAACCTGGGTATTCCATACATCAGCCCAAAACTGGGTACGGTTATCAACACATCTTCTGAATCAAACTGCCATTAACTAAAGATTAGATCGCTTTCTTCTTCTTACTCTTAAAGAATTCCTATATTTACAAAAACACATTAAAGGATTATGCAGAACTGGACAAAGATTGTCTTAGGTGTATCAGCTTCAATCATTTTATTGATATTGGCGGCAGGATATGTATTCTATAACATGCTTCGTTCTTCTTTACCAGAGTATGAAGGTGAGATAACTTCATCATCAATAAAAAATAGTATTGAGATTTATCGTGATAGCCTGGCAATACCGTATATCATTGCTGAAAGTGATGAAGACGCGGCATTCGCTTTAGGTTATGTTCATGCACAGGAAAGATTATTCTCAATGGATATGGCTCGCCGCGCAGCAGCAGGAAGATTAAGTGAAGTATTCGGTGAACAAACAATAGCGTTTGATAAAATGTTTTTGACTATGGGGATAAAAAATGTCGCTTATGAAAATTTAAAGCGAACTTCACCTGAAGTAAAAAAAATTCTTCAGGCGTATGCTGATGGGGTTAATCAATATATTGAAGATGCCCACGGCAATTATCCTGTTGAGTTTGATGTGCTTGGATATGATCCTTATAAATGGCAGCCGGTACACTCATTGATGATTGTAAGAATGATAGCCTGGGAACTTAATATAAGCTGGTGGACAGATATTACTTTTTCAAGGCTTGTTCAAAAACTTGGTGAAGAAAAGGTTAAAGAAATTCTTCCGGGCTATCCTGAAAATGCACCTTATGTAATTCCATCTCAATTAAAAAATATTTCTGCAATTCCTTCTGATCTGATTGAAACAGATAAAGCATTCAGAAATTTTATGAAGATAGATGGTACACACCTCGGTTCGAATAACTGGATAATAAATGATTCTCTATCCGCAAGCGGTAAACCGATAATTGCAAATGATCCTCATCTCGGTTACAGTATGCCGGGCAAGTGGTACGCCGCTGTTATCAGAAGTAAAGACTGGAATGCGGAAGGCATAACGCTGCCTGGAGTCCCGGGAATCGTAATCGGTAAGAATAAAAATATTTCATGGGCTGTTACAAATATTATGATGGATGATTCAGATTTTTATCTGGAAAAAATTGATTCAACAGGAACTAAATATTTTTGTGACAACAAGTGGAGAGAATTAAAAATTTATAAAGACACAGTAAGAGTAAAAGACAAAAACGATATTCCCGTTGAAATAAAAATGACGCATCGTGGTCCGATTATTTCTGATACTCATCTTTATTCAATCTGGCACCCTGAGCAATATTACGGAAATACATCAATCAGTATGCGCTGGTCTGGTAATGATCCAAGTGATGAAATATTCAGTTACATCAGTATCAACAAAGCAAAAAACCGGGATGAGTTTAGATCAGCGGTTTCAGGTTTCAGTGTGCCGGGACAGAATTTTATTTATGGCGATAACGCCGGAAATATCGGATATGTTTTTGGAGGAAGACTTCCGTTAAGAGGTAACAACAATCCTACTTTTGTTTTTGACGGAACAACAACAGCAAACGATTGGAAAGGGTATCTGTCAAAAAGTGAAACTCCTTCATTCTTTAACCCCAAAGAAAATTTTATAGCAACTGCAAATAATAAAACCGTTAAAGATTTTAAATATCATATATCGAATCTCTGGGAACCATCTTCACGTATTGAAAGAATTAATGAGCTGTTAATATCAAAGAGTAAACATTCGACAAAAGATTTTGAACTTTATCAGAATGACATTGTTTCTCCTTATGCAAGGCAGATAACTTCGCACATCCTTAAATCGTTTGAAGGAATAAAGGTGAATGATGAAAATTTAAATCAGACATTATCACTTTTTACAAACTGGGATTTTGAATTGGGCGAGTATAGTCAGACTCCTTCAATCTATGCTGTGTTTTTCAAATACCTGATGAGAAATATTTTTCTTGATGAAATGGGTGATGATCTTTTTAATGAATATGTATCAGTAGCAAATGTACCTTATAGGTCAGTATTACAACTGCTTGAGAATCCTTCATCATCCTGGTTTGATGACATAACAACAAATGAAATTGAATCAAAAGATTTTATTATCAGAAAAAGTATTGATGACGCTCTTACACATCTTGAAAAATTATTCGGGAAAGATATAAGTGAATGGCAGTGGGGTAAGCTTCACAAGTTTAAGTTTAAACATCCGTTCAGCGGCTATTCCGGTCTGATCGATGAATATATAAATGCAGGTCCAACCGGAATCGGCGGTGACGGAACAACCATTTTTAATACTGAATATTCTTTTTTTAATTCTACTGATATACTCCCCGGGTTTGATCATGAAGAATTTGAAAATAATCTTGGACCATCAATGAAATATATTTTTGATTTTGCAAAGCCCGATGAGTTTCAGCTAATACTTACAACAGGTCAATCGGGGAATGTAATGAGTGATCACTACAAGGATATGGTTGAAAGCTGGCTGCGAGGTAAGTACATAACTATAAGGACTGATGAATCGTCAATCAAAAATTCTAAACACAAATTATTAAGAATTGTTCCGGGTAATTAGATCAAATCATACTTCGTGTGCAGTTAATCATTTTTATGTTAAATTTGTTCATTAAAAAATACAGGACTGAATGAAAGTAATTGAACATCTTGCAAAAGCTAAAGAGCCTCTGATAAGCTTTGAACTAATTCCGCCTAAAAGGGGCGGAGATATAAAAGGGCTGTTGTCCGTAATTGATGACATAGTAAAATACAGACCTCCGTTTATTGATATTACAAGTCACAGTGCTGAGGTTGTTTATGATGAAACACCACATGGCATCACAAAAAAAATAAAACGTAA
It includes:
- a CDS encoding sulfite exporter TauE/SafE family protein gives rise to the protein MSLEILSAFVIGLFGSLHCIGMCGPIAFALPVAQQTNVTFLLGRLLYNLGRVITYFFMGIIFGLLGGKVMMAGLQQSLSIALGLFIIIYVILPQKYKTKILLSSAIISVTTPLKKSIGSLFKKGTIPSLFFIGLLNGFLPCGFVYIGLAGAAATGDAFSGGMFMFLFGLGTVPIMFIASYFGKVISIDIRKKLLKAVPVFAVVIAVIFILRGMNLGIPYISPKLGTVINTSSESNCH
- a CDS encoding penicillin acylase family protein, whose product is MQNWTKIVLGVSASIILLILAAGYVFYNMLRSSLPEYEGEITSSSIKNSIEIYRDSLAIPYIIAESDEDAAFALGYVHAQERLFSMDMARRAAAGRLSEVFGEQTIAFDKMFLTMGIKNVAYENLKRTSPEVKKILQAYADGVNQYIEDAHGNYPVEFDVLGYDPYKWQPVHSLMIVRMIAWELNISWWTDITFSRLVQKLGEEKVKEILPGYPENAPYVIPSQLKNISAIPSDLIETDKAFRNFMKIDGTHLGSNNWIINDSLSASGKPIIANDPHLGYSMPGKWYAAVIRSKDWNAEGITLPGVPGIVIGKNKNISWAVTNIMMDDSDFYLEKIDSTGTKYFCDNKWRELKIYKDTVRVKDKNDIPVEIKMTHRGPIISDTHLYSIWHPEQYYGNTSISMRWSGNDPSDEIFSYISINKAKNRDEFRSAVSGFSVPGQNFIYGDNAGNIGYVFGGRLPLRGNNNPTFVFDGTTTANDWKGYLSKSETPSFFNPKENFIATANNKTVKDFKYHISNLWEPSSRIERINELLISKSKHSTKDFELYQNDIVSPYARQITSHILKSFEGIKVNDENLNQTLSLFTNWDFELGEYSQTPSIYAVFFKYLMRNIFLDEMGDDLFNEYVSVANVPYRSVLQLLENPSSSWFDDITTNEIESKDFIIRKSIDDALTHLEKLFGKDISEWQWGKLHKFKFKHPFSGYSGLIDEYINAGPTGIGGDGTTIFNTEYSFFNSTDILPGFDHEEFENNLGPSMKYIFDFAKPDEFQLILTTGQSGNVMSDHYKDMVESWLRGKYITIRTDESSIKNSKHKLLRIVPGN